A genomic window from Streptomyces sp. NBC_00234 includes:
- a CDS encoding roadblock/LC7 domain-containing protein: MVPEAEVQDVLDELQRLRARVPLLSGALAASTDGLVVAQDTPGVEAEGVAALTAAALGVAIRMTDATGRGDFRELLVRGRTGYIATYAAGTSAVLTLLAEDRINVGRLHLEGRRASTRIGELIDTALARPDRPAPATGAPQPRTPQNGPLPQRPTP; the protein is encoded by the coding sequence ATGGTGCCCGAGGCCGAAGTGCAGGATGTCCTCGACGAACTCCAGCGGCTACGGGCCCGCGTCCCCCTTCTCTCCGGCGCGCTGGCGGCCAGCACCGACGGGCTGGTCGTGGCCCAGGACACTCCGGGCGTGGAAGCCGAGGGAGTGGCCGCGCTGACCGCGGCCGCGCTCGGCGTGGCCATCCGGATGACCGACGCCACGGGCCGGGGCGACTTCCGCGAACTGCTGGTACGCGGCCGGACCGGCTACATCGCCACCTACGCGGCAGGTACCTCCGCCGTCCTCACGCTGCTGGCCGAGGACCGCATCAACGTGGGCCGGCTCCATCTCGAAGGCCGTCGCGCGAGCACCCGTATCGGCGAGCTCATCGACACGGCACTGGCCCGGCCCGACCGGCCCGCGCCCGCCACGGGCGCCCCGCAGCCACGCACCCCGCAGAACGGCCCTCTGCCGCAGCGCCCCACCCCCTAG
- a CDS encoding MurR/RpiR family transcriptional regulator yields the protein MQRLFEGHRLTPTQRRIAHSMVRRAGDAPFLSSVELADLAGVSQPSVTRFAVALGFDGYPALRRHLREVAPAPAETVPVAEDTYNEYQQAVRAEIENLQHLTELLADPGPVERAGRLLADSRPLPVLGLRAASSQARGFGYFAAKVHPDVRVLDEGGSALFDRIDAVRRAGASALMCFALPRHPREVVDGLAYAQEQGLTVVTVADSAFAPVAKHSDLLIPAAVGTGLAFDTACAPMLLGRVLLESMCDALPEAQARLEEFDARAAARGLFVE from the coding sequence TTGCAGCGGCTCTTCGAGGGGCATCGGCTCACGCCCACCCAGCGACGGATCGCGCACTCCATGGTGCGCAGGGCCGGTGACGCGCCGTTCCTGTCCAGTGTGGAGCTGGCCGACCTGGCCGGGGTCAGCCAGCCGTCCGTCACCCGGTTCGCCGTGGCGCTCGGATTCGACGGCTACCCCGCGCTGCGCAGGCACCTGCGGGAGGTGGCCCCCGCCCCCGCGGAGACGGTTCCGGTCGCCGAGGACACGTACAACGAGTACCAGCAGGCCGTCCGGGCCGAGATCGAGAACCTTCAGCATCTGACCGAGCTGCTCGCCGACCCCGGGCCGGTGGAGCGGGCGGGCCGGCTGCTCGCCGACTCGCGACCGCTGCCCGTGCTGGGGCTGCGGGCCGCCTCCTCGCAGGCGCGGGGGTTCGGCTACTTCGCCGCCAAGGTGCACCCCGATGTCCGGGTGCTCGACGAGGGCGGCAGTGCGCTGTTCGACCGGATCGACGCGGTCCGGCGGGCCGGTGCCTCCGCGCTGATGTGCTTCGCGCTGCCGCGCCATCCCCGGGAGGTCGTGGATGGACTCGCGTACGCCCAGGAGCAGGGGCTGACGGTGGTCACTGTCGCCGACTCGGCCTTCGCCCCGGTCGCCAAGCACAGTGATCTGCTGATCCCGGCCGCCGTCGGGACCGGGCTCGCCTTCGACACCGCGTGCGCGCCGATGCTGCTGGGGCGGGTGCTGCTGGAGTCCATGTGCGACGCCCTGCCGGAGGCGCAGGCCCGGCTGGAGGAGTTCGACGCGCGGGCCGCCGCGCGCGGTCTGTTCGTCGAGTAG
- a CDS encoding golvesin C-terminal-like domain-containing protein, whose amino-acid sequence MRIRRQRMRWAAVAAVAVTASLLPAYASALPNDPGGESISAAGEQRADDEPDGKKSPAATPDVETGGPDAPSKVEQPDSKLPKGWRTSDDRAVTVVGDAQGLHLLVAASATAYQWQEAATLREDGFDTDAWIGNVCVTGSGKRAVVTYAPRAFTNEAALFDRGAFAAVVDLDTRKVTKLRDQVSLAYFNPGCGAGETAVLTQSGDEQVGETRLLRLNTVTGKVTRTLTVKGEATSAVPVGDETVAAFGNRLTRVAADGRTELIARTSGPAFRLHPDSAGGVGFLDLKGEKVTVRRAVGDRLTTLAHGEAGKVGLSAGTGGRLFLTGTPQDVAPLPSGVKRLVADAGTTVSSHGRLVVDKAVSAGLRTHVADPLAARADEGHVPYRIEASIPQSDEELEFTVPGETAPAAEKQSPALKGAVRSSSAGKQGAAEAVQPRTAAAGALAVDSSTTTYDPEATCAVPRNDPSQQALQPTPNQVEWAADMAVRGNLTSGYLQQGGWRSQAGLGSSVSPSTMFPLPALKDAPAGARIPAQVLLGVLAQESNLWQATHHVLPGQTGNPLVGNFYGTNIYPGTPGYDPDKYWTVNWGKADCGYGMGQQTDGMSAQPDKPAPFPAAQQRAIALDYAANVAVAAQTLAKKWNELHTDGQRVEINDDDPQNIENWFAAVWNYNLGFNTPDSAGKWGLGWLNNPANPKYPADRNAFLDNNSYADAAKPQLWPYPEKVMGWAAFPIDTGRAYSDSGVEDDSNTHGYQPAWWNSTLLRTQAIKPPLYAFCNDANDCSPVEPPVCTTEACYGDHWYDDNARWTDCSGTCGFETLTYKTLRVEPGRGNSGAPACTLDGLPSNALVIDDVAPGVPSMRSDCSKSWTSSGSLTWKFAENNTTYEGKEDFQQVGGGFGSHFWFAHSRDSAHRSTEMGITGTWTLNKSLNQWARVLVHLPDTGAHTQQAHYRIHTADGVRDRYINTRHRKNTWVALGVYRFDGIPQVVLDNETDDGTADEDIAWDAVAVQPLAAKPQHMVVAMGDSYTSGEGAGDYYEATNLHWGKDTWNGCRRSENAWPRKVTLPGQSQTVATLADGNDPSLDFQFTACSGAKTWQVSGYPNGWGQDGNFHEKVQTESGALSDDTTLVMLTIGGNDVRFDQKLQECATTWCPSEDSMKSDIDAAITETRNTLTSIESEARNATIMLMGYPALFSNNLDCTALLTPTQGEIINRMAQYFEDKQKALATEMHALGVTFKSPQAAFEGKRVCDDPEGINGIVAGPNGEGDFGHGDGPSVCVWPWGGTCLSRESYHPNKLGTTAYAQAFMTQGP is encoded by the coding sequence ATGAGAATCCGAAGACAGCGCATGCGCTGGGCGGCCGTGGCTGCAGTGGCCGTGACCGCGTCCTTGCTGCCGGCGTACGCATCGGCCCTGCCGAACGATCCGGGCGGCGAGTCGATATCCGCGGCCGGAGAGCAGCGCGCCGACGACGAACCCGACGGAAAGAAGTCCCCCGCCGCGACGCCCGACGTGGAGACCGGCGGCCCGGACGCCCCGTCGAAGGTGGAGCAGCCCGACAGCAAGCTCCCGAAGGGCTGGCGCACTTCGGACGACCGGGCCGTCACCGTGGTCGGCGACGCCCAGGGACTGCACCTCCTGGTCGCCGCCAGCGCCACGGCCTACCAGTGGCAGGAGGCCGCCACCCTGCGCGAGGACGGCTTCGACACCGACGCGTGGATCGGCAATGTCTGTGTCACCGGCTCGGGCAAGCGCGCCGTGGTCACGTACGCCCCCCGGGCGTTCACCAACGAGGCCGCGCTGTTCGACCGCGGAGCCTTCGCGGCCGTGGTGGATCTCGACACCCGCAAGGTGACCAAGCTGAGGGACCAGGTCTCCCTCGCCTACTTCAACCCCGGGTGCGGCGCCGGGGAGACGGCGGTACTGACCCAGTCCGGCGACGAGCAGGTGGGCGAGACCCGGCTGCTCCGCCTGAACACGGTCACCGGCAAGGTGACCCGTACGCTCACCGTGAAGGGCGAGGCGACCTCGGCCGTCCCGGTCGGGGACGAGACGGTCGCGGCGTTCGGCAACCGGCTCACGCGGGTCGCCGCCGACGGCAGGACCGAGCTGATCGCCAGGACTTCGGGTCCCGCCTTCCGTCTGCACCCCGACAGCGCCGGCGGAGTCGGCTTCCTCGACCTCAAGGGGGAGAAGGTCACCGTCCGCCGCGCGGTGGGCGACAGGCTGACCACCCTCGCGCACGGTGAGGCCGGCAAGGTCGGACTCTCCGCGGGCACCGGAGGCCGTCTCTTCCTCACCGGCACGCCGCAGGACGTGGCCCCGCTGCCCTCCGGCGTCAAGCGCCTGGTTGCCGACGCCGGCACCACGGTCTCCTCCCACGGCCGGCTGGTCGTGGACAAGGCAGTCTCCGCCGGACTGCGCACGCACGTGGCGGACCCGCTCGCGGCCCGTGCCGACGAGGGCCACGTCCCGTACCGGATCGAAGCGAGTATCCCGCAGTCGGACGAGGAACTGGAGTTCACCGTCCCGGGCGAGACCGCACCGGCCGCGGAGAAGCAGTCGCCCGCGCTGAAGGGTGCCGTCCGGAGCTCCTCCGCCGGGAAGCAGGGTGCGGCGGAGGCCGTCCAGCCCCGGACAGCCGCTGCCGGGGCCCTTGCGGTCGACTCGTCGACGACGACGTACGACCCGGAGGCCACCTGCGCCGTCCCGCGCAACGACCCCAGCCAGCAGGCTCTGCAGCCCACCCCCAACCAGGTGGAGTGGGCCGCCGACATGGCGGTCCGGGGCAACCTCACCAGCGGCTACCTCCAGCAGGGCGGCTGGCGTTCCCAGGCGGGCCTCGGCTCGTCGGTCTCGCCGTCGACGATGTTCCCGCTGCCCGCACTGAAGGACGCGCCGGCGGGTGCGCGGATCCCGGCCCAGGTGCTGCTGGGCGTCCTGGCCCAGGAGTCCAACCTGTGGCAGGCCACCCACCACGTCCTGCCGGGCCAGACCGGAAACCCGCTGGTGGGCAACTTCTACGGCACCAACATCTATCCCGGTACGCCCGGTTACGACCCGGACAAGTACTGGACGGTCAACTGGGGCAAGGCCGACTGCGGCTACGGGATGGGCCAGCAGACCGACGGCATGAGCGCACAGCCGGACAAGCCGGCCCCCTTCCCCGCCGCCCAGCAGCGCGCCATCGCTCTCGACTACGCGGCCAACGTCGCCGTCGCGGCGCAGACGCTCGCCAAGAAGTGGAACGAGCTCCACACCGACGGGCAGCGCGTCGAGATCAATGACGACGACCCGCAGAACATCGAGAACTGGTTCGCCGCGGTCTGGAACTACAACCTCGGTTTCAACACCCCTGACTCGGCGGGCAAGTGGGGCCTGGGGTGGCTGAACAACCCGGCCAACCCGAAGTACCCGGCCGACCGGAACGCCTTCCTGGACAACAACAGCTACGCGGACGCGGCGAAGCCGCAGCTGTGGCCGTACCCGGAGAAGGTGATGGGCTGGGCGGCGTTCCCCATCGACACCGGCCGCGCGTACAGCGACTCCGGTGTGGAAGACGACAGCAACACGCACGGGTACCAGCCCGCCTGGTGGAACAGCACGCTCCTGCGGACCCAGGCGATCAAGCCGCCGCTGTACGCCTTCTGCAACGACGCCAACGACTGCAGCCCCGTCGAGCCCCCCGTGTGCACCACCGAAGCCTGTTACGGGGACCACTGGTACGACGACAACGCCAGGTGGACGGACTGCAGCGGCACCTGTGGCTTCGAGACCCTCACGTACAAGACGCTGCGCGTCGAACCGGGACGGGGCAACAGCGGGGCTCCGGCCTGCACGCTCGACGGCCTGCCGTCCAACGCGCTCGTCATCGACGACGTCGCCCCGGGCGTGCCGTCCATGCGGAGCGACTGCTCCAAGTCCTGGACGAGCTCCGGGAGTCTGACCTGGAAGTTCGCCGAGAACAACACGACGTACGAGGGCAAGGAGGACTTCCAGCAGGTGGGCGGCGGCTTCGGCTCCCACTTCTGGTTCGCCCACAGTCGCGATTCGGCGCACCGCAGCACGGAGATGGGGATCACGGGTACCTGGACCCTGAACAAGAGCCTGAACCAGTGGGCCCGCGTCCTCGTCCATCTGCCCGACACCGGAGCCCACACCCAGCAGGCGCACTACCGGATCCACACGGCCGACGGGGTGCGGGACCGCTACATCAACACCCGGCACCGGAAGAACACCTGGGTGGCCCTGGGCGTGTACCGCTTCGACGGCATCCCCCAGGTGGTCCTCGACAACGAGACGGACGACGGCACCGCGGACGAGGACATCGCCTGGGACGCCGTCGCCGTCCAGCCGCTGGCCGCCAAGCCCCAGCACATGGTGGTCGCCATGGGTGACTCCTACACCTCGGGCGAGGGCGCGGGGGACTACTACGAGGCCACCAACCTCCACTGGGGCAAGGACACCTGGAACGGCTGCCGCCGCAGCGAGAACGCCTGGCCCCGCAAGGTGACGCTGCCGGGACAGAGTCAGACGGTCGCCACGCTCGCGGACGGCAACGACCCCTCCCTCGACTTCCAGTTCACCGCCTGTTCCGGTGCCAAGACCTGGCAGGTGAGCGGATACCCGAACGGGTGGGGCCAGGACGGCAACTTCCACGAGAAGGTCCAGACGGAGTCGGGGGCGCTCAGTGACGACACCACCCTGGTGATGCTGACCATCGGCGGGAACGACGTGCGCTTCGACCAGAAGCTCCAGGAGTGCGCGACGACCTGGTGTCCCTCCGAGGACTCGATGAAGTCCGACATCGACGCTGCCATCACGGAGACGAGGAATACTCTGACGAGCATCGAGAGCGAGGCGCGGAACGCCACCATCATGCTGATGGGGTATCCGGCGCTCTTCAGCAACAACCTCGACTGCACCGCACTGCTCACGCCCACCCAGGGCGAGATCATCAACAGGATGGCGCAGTACTTCGAGGACAAGCAGAAGGCGCTGGCCACCGAGATGCACGCGCTCGGCGTCACGTTCAAGTCTCCGCAGGCGGCCTTCGAGGGCAAGCGGGTCTGTGACGATCCGGAGGGCATCAACGGCATCGTCGCCGGCCCCAACGGCGAGGGCGACTTCGGCCACGGCGACGGTCCGTCCGTCTGCGTGTGGCCCTGGGGCGGTACCTGCCTCAGCCGGGAGAGCTACCACCCGAACAAGCTCGGAACCACCGCCTACGCCCAGGCGTTCATGACGCAGGGGCCGTGA
- a CDS encoding SGNH/GDSL hydrolase family protein → MARRIAAGAAYGGGSIGLIGAATVGVVLAEVQLAKRQVGGGTAPVPPSAEGRYGVAFTGPAEPLRLGLLGDSTAAGQGVRRAGQTPGALLASGLAAVSERPVDMRNVALPGARSDDLERQVSLLLADPARVPDVCVIMIGANDVTHRMPATQSVRCLTTAVRRLRTAGAEVVVGTCPDLGTIEPVYQPLRWLARRVSRQLAAAQTIGAVEQGGRTVSLGDLLGPEFAANPRELFGPDNYHPSAEGYATAAMAMLPTLCAALGLWPESDRLDGARREGMLPVAKAASQAAREAGTEVTGARAPWALLKHRRRRRLPAATEPTSHPEQRSGPHPGPDTKPDPGTDTKPDPGTDPGTGTGTGRGADPGRDPRTGRGADPGRAPGTGSTYREARQSD, encoded by the coding sequence GTGGCACGGCGGATCGCGGCGGGCGCTGCTTACGGAGGCGGCAGCATCGGCTTGATCGGGGCCGCGACGGTGGGTGTGGTGCTGGCCGAGGTCCAGCTGGCGAAACGGCAGGTGGGCGGCGGTACGGCTCCCGTGCCGCCGAGTGCGGAGGGGCGGTACGGGGTGGCGTTCACCGGCCCCGCCGAACCGCTGCGGCTCGGGCTGCTCGGTGACTCCACGGCCGCGGGGCAGGGGGTGCGCAGGGCCGGACAGACGCCCGGAGCGCTGCTCGCCTCGGGGCTGGCGGCGGTGTCCGAGCGGCCGGTGGACATGCGGAACGTCGCGTTGCCGGGGGCCCGGTCCGACGACCTGGAGCGCCAGGTCTCGCTCCTGCTGGCCGATCCGGCGCGGGTCCCCGACGTCTGCGTGATCATGATCGGGGCCAACGACGTGACGCACCGGATGCCCGCCACCCAGTCGGTGCGGTGTCTGACCACGGCGGTGCGCAGGCTGCGCACGGCGGGCGCCGAGGTGGTCGTCGGTACGTGCCCCGATCTGGGGACGATCGAGCCGGTCTACCAGCCGTTGCGCTGGCTGGCCCGGCGGGTGAGCCGGCAGCTGGCGGCGGCGCAGACCATCGGCGCCGTGGAACAGGGCGGCCGGACGGTGTCGCTGGGCGACCTGCTGGGGCCGGAGTTCGCGGCGAACCCCCGGGAGCTGTTCGGCCCCGACAACTACCACCCGTCCGCGGAGGGGTACGCGACGGCGGCGATGGCGATGCTGCCCACCCTGTGCGCGGCGCTGGGCCTGTGGCCGGAGTCCGACCGGCTGGACGGGGCACGGCGCGAGGGCATGCTGCCGGTGGCCAAGGCGGCCTCCCAGGCGGCACGGGAGGCCGGTACGGAGGTCACGGGGGCCCGGGCTCCCTGGGCCCTGCTCAAGCACCGCAGGCGGCGGCGTCTCCCCGCGGCCACGGAGCCCACTTCGCACCCGGAGCAGCGCTCCGGCCCGCACCCGGGCCCGGACACCAAGCCGGACCCGGGCACGGACACGAAGCCGGACCCGGGCACGGACCCGGGCACGGGCACGGGCACGGGCCGCGGCGCAGACCCCGGCAGGGACCCCCGCACGGGCCGCGGCGCAGACCCCGGCAGGGCCCCCGGCACGGGCTCGACGTACCGGGAGGCGCGGCAGAGCGACTGA
- a CDS encoding cystathionine beta-synthase: MQFHDSMISLVGNTPLVRLRNVSAGIQATVLAKVEYFNPGGSVKDRIALRMIEAAEQSGELKPGGTIVEPTSGNTGVGLAIVAQQKGYHCIFVCPDKVSMDKINVMRAYGAEVVVCPTAVDPEHPDSYYNVSDRLVRETPGAWKPDQYSNPNNPRSHYETTGPELWEQTDGRITHFVAGVGTGGTITGTGRYLKEISDGAVKVIGADPEGSVYSGGSGRPYLVEGVGEDFWPSAYDRTVTDEIVAVSDKDSFQMTRRLAKEEGLLVGGSCGMAVVAALEVASRLGPDDVVVVLLPDSGRGYLSKIFNDEWMADYGFLEDTGTSARVGAVLDYKDGPLPHLVHMHPEETVGEAIEVLREYGVSQMPIVKPGAGHPDVMAAEVIGSVVERQLLDALFTQRAQLSDPLDKHMSAPLPQVGSGEPVEDLMAVLSGADGADAAIVLVEGKPKGVVSRQDLLAFLAKDAGTKP, from the coding sequence GTGCAATTCCACGATTCGATGATCAGTCTTGTCGGTAACACCCCGCTGGTGAGGCTGCGCAATGTATCGGCAGGCATTCAGGCGACGGTCCTGGCCAAGGTCGAGTACTTCAACCCAGGCGGGTCGGTGAAGGACCGCATCGCGCTGCGCATGATCGAGGCGGCCGAGCAGAGCGGCGAGCTCAAGCCCGGCGGCACGATCGTCGAGCCGACCAGCGGCAACACAGGCGTCGGCCTGGCCATCGTCGCCCAGCAGAAGGGCTACCACTGCATCTTCGTCTGCCCGGACAAGGTGTCCATGGACAAGATCAATGTGATGCGCGCGTACGGTGCGGAGGTCGTCGTCTGCCCTACGGCCGTCGACCCCGAGCACCCGGACTCGTACTACAACGTCTCCGACCGGCTGGTCCGTGAGACGCCGGGAGCCTGGAAGCCCGACCAGTACTCCAACCCGAACAACCCGCGCTCCCACTACGAGACCACCGGTCCCGAGCTCTGGGAGCAGACGGACGGCCGGATCACCCACTTCGTGGCGGGCGTCGGCACGGGCGGCACCATCACCGGCACCGGCCGCTATCTCAAGGAGATCAGCGACGGCGCGGTGAAGGTCATCGGCGCGGACCCGGAGGGCTCGGTCTACTCGGGCGGCTCCGGGCGCCCGTATCTGGTCGAGGGCGTCGGCGAGGACTTCTGGCCCAGCGCCTACGACCGCACGGTCACGGACGAGATCGTCGCGGTGTCCGACAAGGACTCCTTCCAGATGACCCGTCGCCTCGCCAAGGAGGAGGGCCTGCTCGTCGGCGGCTCCTGCGGCATGGCGGTCGTCGCGGCCCTGGAGGTCGCCTCGCGTCTGGGACCGGACGACGTCGTGGTCGTACTGCTCCCCGACAGCGGGCGCGGCTATCTGAGCAAGATCTTCAACGACGAGTGGATGGCCGACTACGGCTTCCTGGAGGACACCGGTACCTCCGCGCGCGTCGGTGCCGTCCTGGACTACAAGGACGGTCCGCTGCCGCACCTCGTGCACATGCACCCCGAGGAGACGGTCGGCGAGGCGATCGAGGTGCTCCGCGAGTACGGCGTCTCCCAGATGCCGATCGTGAAGCCGGGCGCCGGGCACCCGGACGTGATGGCCGCCGAGGTCATCGGCTCCGTCGTCGAGCGCCAGCTCCTGGACGCCCTGTTCACCCAGCGCGCCCAGCTCTCCGACCCGCTCGACAAGCACATGTCGGCACCGCTGCCGCAGGTCGGATCCGGTGAGCCGGTCGAGGACCTGATGGCCGTTCTCAGCGGCGCGGACGGCGCCGACGCGGCGATCGTGCTGGTGGAGGGCAAGCCGAAGGGCGTCGTGAGCAGGCAGGACCTGCTGGCGTTCCTCGCGAAGGACGCCGGTACGAAGCCGTAA
- a CDS encoding helix-turn-helix domain-containing protein: MRPTTAGPEEDTARRSAPSPMLQRLAAERATGALMRDRGTLYLADGKVVHAESPSTPGIDILLTTGGTLPHEGWWDAVAQAGAGQRVGRYLVDSGHVPGGALELCHLGALYDAAFFALAPTRTPARFRYGVSHWIGPVRPVAVDAVQRETLRRRELLDRIWPEPLTDTAPVARTAHPVDAPVPPGRRRVLELADGVRTASDIAQELGRSAFHVLVDLRRLAAAGLVRAVRQGTEPSATAPGRVALPEVTADPDVALLRRLRDALEAL, from the coding sequence ATGAGACCGACCACCGCGGGTCCCGAGGAGGACACCGCGCGGCGCTCCGCCCCCTCCCCCATGCTCCAGCGGCTGGCGGCCGAGCGCGCCACCGGCGCCCTGATGCGGGACCGCGGCACCCTCTACCTCGCGGACGGCAAGGTGGTCCACGCCGAGAGCCCGTCCACCCCCGGGATCGACATCCTGCTGACCACGGGCGGGACCCTGCCCCACGAGGGCTGGTGGGACGCGGTAGCCCAGGCGGGCGCCGGGCAGCGGGTCGGCCGCTATCTGGTGGACAGCGGCCATGTGCCGGGCGGCGCACTGGAGTTATGCCATCTGGGCGCGCTGTACGACGCCGCGTTCTTCGCCCTCGCCCCGACCCGGACCCCGGCCAGATTCCGCTACGGCGTCTCGCACTGGATCGGTCCCGTCCGCCCCGTCGCCGTCGACGCCGTGCAGCGCGAGACGCTCAGGCGCCGGGAGCTGCTGGACCGGATCTGGCCCGAGCCGCTGACCGACACCGCGCCGGTGGCCCGGACGGCCCATCCCGTGGACGCGCCCGTCCCACCCGGCCGGCGCCGCGTCCTGGAACTGGCCGACGGAGTGCGCACGGCCTCGGACATCGCCCAGGAGCTGGGCCGTTCGGCGTTCCACGTCCTCGTCGACCTGCGGCGGCTCGCGGCTGCCGGACTGGTCCGAGCGGTCCGGCAGGGCACGGAGCCCTCCGCCACGGCACCCGGCCGGGTCGCACTGCCCGAGGTGACGGCCGACCCCGACGTCGCCCTGTTGCGCCGGCTCCGAGACGCATTGGAGGCCCTGTGA
- a CDS encoding APC family permease produces the protein MTTTRTPEPPATAEEPPLKRAIGPRLLILFVIGDILGTGIYATTGKVAGKVGGALWLPFLIGFVVAILTAASYVELVGKYPKAAGAALYTQKAFKVPFLTFVVAFMVMCSGLSSASAAARAFSGDYLGEFTTAVPPTLVAILFILILAAINLRGVAESVKANVVLTIVEVTGLLVILSIGAYAVLAGDGQPSRLTEFEGSGTGFALMTGVLGATALGFFAFVGFEDSVNMAEETKDPVRTFPRAIFIGVAVTGTIYVLVALVSSLLVDHRTLEGSSGPLLEVVKAGGIDFPPKLFALIALFAVTNSALINIMMASRLCYGMANERILPPAMGRVLAKRRTPWVGIVFVSVLAIGLVTTGEIEGLGDTTAFLLLCVFAVVNISVLVLRKDRVDHHHFRTPTALPVLGAITALILASPIADRDADVYIRAGVLLLIGIGLWVVNKMVMTARGRT, from the coding sequence GTGACCACGACGCGCACACCCGAACCGCCGGCCACCGCGGAAGAACCGCCGCTGAAACGGGCGATCGGCCCCAGACTGCTGATCCTCTTCGTGATCGGCGACATCCTCGGCACCGGCATCTACGCCACCACCGGCAAGGTCGCGGGCAAGGTCGGCGGGGCCCTCTGGCTGCCGTTCCTGATCGGGTTCGTCGTCGCGATCCTGACGGCCGCCTCGTACGTGGAGCTGGTCGGCAAGTACCCCAAGGCCGCCGGGGCCGCGCTCTACACCCAGAAGGCTTTCAAGGTCCCGTTCCTGACCTTCGTGGTCGCCTTCATGGTCATGTGCTCGGGCCTCTCGTCCGCGAGCGCCGCGGCCCGCGCCTTCAGCGGCGACTACCTCGGCGAGTTCACCACCGCCGTACCGCCCACGCTGGTCGCGATCCTCTTCATCCTGATCCTCGCCGCGATCAACCTGCGCGGCGTCGCCGAATCGGTGAAGGCGAACGTCGTCCTGACGATCGTCGAGGTCACCGGCCTGCTGGTGATCCTCTCGATCGGCGCCTACGCCGTCCTGGCGGGCGACGGCCAGCCGTCGCGGCTGACCGAGTTCGAGGGGAGCGGCACCGGCTTCGCCCTGATGACGGGTGTGCTCGGCGCGACCGCGCTCGGCTTCTTCGCGTTCGTCGGTTTCGAGGACTCGGTGAACATGGCCGAGGAGACCAAGGACCCGGTCCGCACCTTCCCGCGCGCCATCTTCATCGGCGTCGCCGTGACCGGCACGATCTACGTGCTGGTGGCCCTGGTCTCCTCCCTCCTGGTCGACCACCGCACCCTGGAGGGATCGAGCGGCCCGCTCCTGGAGGTGGTGAAGGCCGGCGGCATCGACTTCCCGCCGAAACTCTTCGCGCTGATCGCCCTGTTCGCGGTCACCAACTCCGCCCTGATCAACATCATGATGGCCTCGCGGCTCTGCTACGGCATGGCCAACGAACGCATCCTGCCGCCCGCCATGGGCCGGGTCCTCGCGAAGCGCCGCACCCCCTGGGTCGGCATCGTCTTCGTCTCCGTACTCGCCATCGGTCTCGTCACCACCGGCGAGATCGAGGGGCTCGGCGACACGACGGCCTTCCTCCTGCTCTGCGTCTTCGCGGTGGTCAACATCTCCGTTCTCGTCCTGCGCAAGGACCGGGTGGACCACCATCATTTCCGTACGCCGACGGCCCTGCCCGTACTCGGAGCGATCACGGCCCTGATCCTGGCCAGCCCGATCGCCGACCGGGACGCCGACGTCTACATCAGGGCCGGGGTGCTGCTGCTGATCGGGATCGGCCTCTGGGTGGTCAACAAGATGGTGATGACCGCCCGCGGCAGGACCTGA